In the genome of Arthrobacter sp. D5-1, one region contains:
- a CDS encoding metalloregulator ArsR/SmtB family transcription factor, with protein MNALPVLEPATDESCCAPASAPALGAEEAKQKALVFKALADPNRLRLLSIVKAEASGESCVCDLTEPLDLGQPTVSHHLKILVDAGLLHREKRGTWAYYSLIPGALDDVAGILAAL; from the coding sequence ATGAACGCACTGCCCGTCCTCGAACCAGCCACGGATGAATCCTGCTGCGCCCCGGCCTCAGCGCCTGCGCTGGGCGCCGAAGAAGCCAAGCAGAAAGCGCTGGTCTTCAAGGCCCTGGCAGACCCGAACCGGCTGCGGCTGCTCTCCATCGTCAAGGCCGAAGCCTCCGGGGAATCCTGCGTCTGTGACCTCACCGAACCCCTGGACCTGGGCCAGCCCACCGTCTCCCACCACCTGAAGATCCTGGTTGACGCCGGACTGCTGCACCGCGAAAAGCGCGGCACCTGGGCCTACTACTCCCTCATCCCGGGCGCCTTGGACGACGTCGCCGGGATCCTGGCCGCACTATGA